One window of the Haloarcula halobia genome contains the following:
- a CDS encoding winged helix-turn-helix domain-containing protein encodes MADFDQWDKVSYVISSRYRVETIRRLSEGPATPSLIASDRELSIAHVSRALQELREMDLVDLLVSEDRKKGRVYGITDGGLQVWETIERKNMA; translated from the coding sequence ATGGCAGACTTCGATCAGTGGGACAAGGTAAGTTACGTGATCAGTTCACGGTATCGCGTGGAGACGATTCGACGGTTGTCGGAGGGTCCGGCGACACCGTCACTCATCGCGAGTGACCGCGAGCTCAGCATCGCGCACGTCTCACGGGCACTACAGGAGCTTCGGGAGATGGACCTCGTCGACCTCCTGGTTTCGGAAGATCGGAAGAAAGGGCGCGTCTACGGTATCACGGACGGGGGGTTGCAGGTCTGGGAGACCATCGAACGAAAGAACATGGCCTGA
- a CDS encoding HalOD1 output domain-containing protein: MWTDEKLRTEESSVTDSVDRAPSTEIAIKLSETLEKSVTDIEPIGDQIDTDALNRLVRQSAGDDFRFEFTHAGCHIELDRTGIQVDRLDSAHD; encoded by the coding sequence ATGTGGACGGACGAGAAACTGAGAACTGAAGAGAGTAGCGTCACGGACTCCGTCGACCGGGCACCGAGCACCGAGATCGCTATCAAGCTCTCCGAGACACTCGAGAAGAGCGTCACGGACATCGAGCCGATCGGGGATCAGATCGACACCGACGCGCTGAACCGCCTGGTCCGGCAGAGCGCAGGCGACGACTTCCGGTTCGAGTTCACACACGCGGGCTGTCACATCGAGCTCGACCGGACGGGCATCCAGGTCGATAGGCTCGACAGTGCACACGACTGA
- a CDS encoding glycosyltransferase family 2 protein has product MYRGSSVGVVIPVYNEAAFIGEVLETIPGFVDKVFVVDDKSTDETWSVINEYVAEMPLETDRALESTTDGIAALTDGSGEEFASPSPVEGRIVPVRHQTNSGRGAAVKTGYRLALINDLDVVAVMDGDGQMDPDILDRIIDPVVEGTADYAKGNRLVSLEHCRQMSNWRLFGNTLLSVLTMVASGHWTIRDPQNGYTAISGKALDRLSLDDLYDDYGFLNDVLIKMNVHDFTVVDVPMDALYGDEESGIRYGSFVPKLSLLLLRGLMWRLWTKYVERPSRSATTA; this is encoded by the coding sequence ATGTACAGAGGATCCTCGGTCGGGGTCGTCATCCCCGTCTACAACGAGGCGGCGTTCATCGGCGAGGTGCTGGAGACGATACCCGGATTCGTCGACAAGGTGTTCGTTGTCGACGACAAATCGACCGACGAGACGTGGTCTGTCATCAACGAGTACGTCGCCGAGATGCCGCTGGAGACAGACCGGGCGCTCGAGTCGACCACCGACGGAATCGCCGCCCTCACCGACGGTTCTGGGGAGGAGTTCGCGTCGCCGTCCCCGGTCGAGGGCCGCATCGTCCCGGTCAGGCACCAGACAAACAGTGGGCGAGGCGCCGCGGTCAAGACCGGCTATCGACTCGCCCTGATAAACGACCTCGACGTCGTCGCCGTCATGGACGGGGACGGACAGATGGATCCGGACATCCTCGACCGTATCATCGACCCGGTCGTCGAGGGGACCGCCGATTACGCGAAGGGGAACCGCCTGGTCTCGCTCGAGCACTGCCGGCAGATGTCCAACTGGCGGCTCTTCGGGAACACGCTGTTGAGCGTCCTCACGATGGTCGCCAGCGGCCACTGGACCATCCGAGACCCACAGAACGGCTACACGGCCATCTCCGGGAAGGCGCTGGACCGACTGTCGCTCGACGACCTCTACGACGATTACGGGTTCCTCAACGACGTCCTCATCAAGATGAACGTCCACGACTTCACCGTCGTCGACGTCCCGATGGACGCCCTGTACGGCGACGAGGAGAGCGGCATCCGCTACGGTTCCTTCGTTCCCAAGCTCTCCCTGCTCCTGTTGCGCGGCCTCATGTGGCGGCTGTGGACGAAGTACGTCGAGCGACCGAGCCGCTCTGCCACGACTGCCTGA
- a CDS encoding nucleotide sugar dehydrogenase, which yields MTSVAVHGLGYVGLPTAALFANEGFSVVGVDTDRERIEMLRESAPPYNEVELEAYVQQALDSGRLSLQTTPAASDYHLICVPTPFDEDAERAVLTYVEQAARNVEPHLREGDTVILTSTSPPGTTENVVGPALEIGGLRAGRDFHLAHCPETILPGNILHEIKHNDRIVGGIDDASTESAAWLFESVTESRVHRAPDPTTAEFVKLTQNTFRDTNIALANELAKVARDYGVDVRSSFDLANTHPRVSLLTPGPGVGGHCLPVDPHYLGQNSDSVDLIECAREVNDGMVEYVSDMLTDELGSLAGATVAVFGLAYKGNVDDARNSPGERFARTLFEEPPLITTDGGEQSLEVRVYDPYVTDSEFELSDYESALADADAVVITTDHDEFADLSPDDLRDRMRGTLVIDTKWVLDAEEWAEHGMDVEQL from the coding sequence ATGACGAGCGTCGCCGTCCACGGACTCGGGTACGTCGGCCTGCCGACCGCCGCGCTCTTTGCGAACGAGGGCTTCTCCGTCGTCGGCGTCGACACCGACCGCGAGCGCATCGAGATGCTGCGTGAGAGCGCACCGCCGTACAACGAGGTCGAACTCGAGGCGTACGTCCAGCAGGCGCTGGACTCGGGGCGGCTGTCGCTCCAGACGACGCCCGCGGCGAGTGACTACCACCTCATCTGCGTCCCGACGCCGTTCGACGAGGACGCCGAGCGGGCCGTGCTCACGTACGTCGAGCAGGCCGCCCGGAACGTCGAACCCCACCTCCGCGAGGGCGACACGGTCATCCTCACCTCCACGTCGCCCCCGGGGACGACCGAGAACGTCGTCGGCCCCGCACTCGAGATAGGTGGCCTCCGCGCCGGCCGGGACTTCCACCTGGCACACTGTCCCGAGACCATCCTCCCCGGGAACATCCTCCACGAGATCAAGCACAACGACCGCATCGTCGGCGGTATCGACGACGCCTCCACCGAGTCGGCCGCGTGGCTGTTCGAGTCCGTGACCGAGAGCCGCGTCCACCGCGCTCCCGACCCGACCACGGCGGAGTTCGTGAAACTCACGCAGAACACCTTCCGGGACACGAACATCGCGCTGGCCAACGAGCTCGCGAAGGTTGCACGGGACTACGGCGTCGACGTGCGCTCGAGCTTCGACCTCGCCAACACACATCCGCGCGTCTCGTTGCTCACCCCCGGGCCGGGCGTCGGGGGCCATTGCCTGCCTGTCGACCCCCACTACCTGGGCCAGAACTCCGACTCCGTGGACCTCATCGAGTGTGCCCGCGAGGTCAACGACGGGATGGTCGAGTACGTCTCCGATATGCTCACGGACGAACTGGGTAGCCTCGCCGGCGCCACCGTCGCCGTCTTCGGTCTGGCGTACAAGGGAAACGTCGACGACGCCCGCAACAGCCCCGGCGAGCGCTTCGCCAGGACCCTGTTCGAGGAACCGCCGCTCATCACCACCGACGGGGGTGAGCAGAGCCTCGAGGTCCGCGTCTACGACCCGTACGTCACGGACTCCGAGTTCGAGCTCTCGGACTACGAGAGCGCACTCGCCGACGCCGACGCCGTGGTCATCACCACGGACCACGACGAGTTCGCCGACCTCTCCCCGGACGACCTCCGCGACCGGATGCGGGGCACCCTCGTCATCGACACGAAGTGGGTCCTCGACGCCGAGGAGTGGGCCGAACACGGCATGGACGTCGAACAGCTGTAA
- the wecB gene encoding non-hydrolyzing UDP-N-acetylglucosamine 2-epimerase, with protein sequence MSTHIAFVLGTRPEIIKLAPVIRACVDGDVPFTVVHTGQHYSEKLDDVFFTDLQLPEPDYNLGVGSGTHGEQTGQMLIEIEQILLDEDPDVVLVQGDTNSALAGGIAAMKLDVQLGHVEAGLRSFDRDMPEEHNRILVDHAADLLFPPTGDSAEHLREEGIPADRVSVTGNTVVDAVLQNRDIAADRSTVLEDLGVAAGEFVLLTAHRPGNVDDPERFAQLLEGVNRYAELTDKTVLYPIHPRSEAKLEEFGLTVPEHIRCIEPLNFLEFLHLEDTASLVFTDSGGVQEETCILGTPCVTLRENTERPETLEVGSNVLAGPEPESIVVNAFEMQTRDTDWDLPFGDGHAAARILEGCGVETAVTSEVRA encoded by the coding sequence GTGAGCACACACATCGCGTTCGTCCTCGGGACCAGACCCGAGATAATCAAACTCGCCCCGGTAATCAGAGCGTGTGTCGACGGAGACGTGCCCTTCACGGTCGTCCACACCGGACAGCACTACTCCGAGAAGCTCGACGACGTGTTCTTTACCGACCTCCAGCTCCCCGAGCCCGACTACAATCTCGGTGTGGGTTCCGGAACCCACGGCGAGCAGACCGGGCAGATGCTCATCGAGATCGAGCAGATTCTCCTCGACGAGGACCCGGACGTCGTGCTGGTCCAGGGCGATACGAACTCCGCACTGGCCGGCGGCATCGCGGCGATGAAACTCGACGTCCAGCTCGGACACGTCGAGGCGGGCCTCCGCAGCTTCGACCGCGACATGCCCGAGGAACACAACCGCATCCTCGTCGACCACGCCGCAGACCTCCTCTTTCCACCGACCGGCGATTCGGCCGAGCACCTCCGGGAGGAGGGCATCCCCGCCGACAGAGTCAGCGTCACCGGCAACACCGTCGTCGACGCGGTCCTCCAGAACAGGGACATCGCCGCGGACCGTAGCACCGTCCTCGAGGACCTGGGCGTGGCCGCCGGCGAGTTCGTCCTGCTTACCGCCCACCGGCCGGGCAACGTCGACGACCCGGAGCGGTTCGCCCAGCTACTCGAGGGCGTGAACCGGTACGCGGAGCTGACCGACAAGACCGTCCTCTACCCGATTCACCCCCGCTCCGAGGCGAAGCTCGAGGAGTTCGGCCTGACGGTGCCCGAACACATCCGGTGTATCGAACCGCTGAACTTCCTCGAGTTCCTCCACCTCGAGGACACCGCCTCGCTCGTGTTCACGGACTCCGGCGGCGTCCAGGAAGAGACCTGCATCCTCGGGACCCCCTGTGTCACGCTCAGGGAGAACACCGAACGCCCCGAGACGCTCGAGGTCGGGTCGAACGTGCTCGCCGGCCCAGAACCGGAGAGCATCGTGGTCAACGCCTTCGAGATGCAGACCCGGGACACCGACTGGGACCTCCCCTTCGGCGACGGCCACGCCGCGGCCCGCATCCTGGAAGGGTGTGGCGTCGAGACGGCTGTCACCTCGGAGGTGCGGGCATGA
- a CDS encoding glycosyltransferase family 4 protein, translating to MTDPSPESLLIVGPCRQETGGVSQFLRGQADELGDHLDVTVYNTSVPAGTDALDAGGFAKVRWLFLAALSALSRVLLFPLYLDADVVHVHASSRVSFYRKSIYIVLVALLRDVPIVVHIHGSDFDDFLAEAGSLRRAYIQFIFDRCTEVIVLSEYWATVLEQELALESVSVLPNPVRAEDFAPVYDVDPPRIVYVSNLIDRKGVEEFVTAVRRLLDWADLAFTVSIAGKGPRSDLVTDLASEFDAVEYHGFVSEPRKLELLNEGSIYVLPTYAEGLPISLLEGMAGGNAIVSTTVGSIPEVVGPENGILVAPVDVDELGEAMESLVRDDDRRTAMARTNRATIEDEYTWDHITDQLLETYDRLVTGDDARPGRVTVDVQVTD from the coding sequence ATGACCGATCCATCGCCCGAGTCGCTGCTCATCGTCGGACCGTGTCGGCAAGAGACCGGCGGCGTATCACAGTTCCTCCGAGGGCAGGCAGACGAGCTAGGCGATCATCTGGACGTGACCGTCTACAACACGAGCGTCCCTGCCGGGACCGACGCCCTGGACGCCGGCGGGTTCGCGAAGGTCCGCTGGCTGTTCCTCGCGGCGCTCTCGGCGCTCTCGCGAGTGCTCCTCTTCCCGCTGTATCTCGACGCCGACGTCGTCCACGTCCACGCGTCCTCCCGCGTCTCGTTCTACCGGAAGTCGATATACATCGTGCTGGTGGCGCTCCTCCGTGACGTCCCCATCGTCGTCCACATCCACGGGTCGGACTTCGACGACTTCCTCGCGGAGGCCGGATCGCTCAGGCGGGCGTACATCCAGTTCATCTTCGACCGCTGCACCGAGGTCATCGTCCTCTCGGAGTACTGGGCGACGGTCCTCGAGCAGGAGCTGGCCCTCGAGTCCGTCAGCGTGCTCCCGAACCCGGTCCGGGCCGAGGATTTCGCCCCTGTCTACGACGTCGACCCCCCACGGATCGTCTACGTCTCGAACCTCATCGATCGCAAAGGCGTCGAGGAGTTCGTGACGGCGGTGCGCCGCCTCCTGGACTGGGCGGACCTCGCCTTCACGGTCAGCATCGCCGGGAAGGGGCCGCGATCGGACCTCGTGACGGACCTGGCGAGCGAGTTCGACGCCGTCGAGTACCACGGGTTCGTGAGCGAACCGCGCAAGCTCGAACTCCTGAACGAGGGGTCGATATACGTCCTCCCCACGTACGCGGAGGGACTCCCCATCTCGCTGCTCGAGGGGATGGCCGGCGGGAACGCCATCGTCTCGACGACCGTGGGGAGCATCCCCGAGGTCGTCGGCCCGGAGAACGGCATCCTGGTGGCGCCCGTCGACGTCGACGAGCTCGGTGAAGCCATGGAGTCGCTCGTCCGCGACGACGACCGGCGGACTGCGATGGCCCGGACGAACAGGGCGACCATCGAGGACGAGTACACGTGGGACCACATCACCGACCAGCTCCTCGAGACGTACGACCGTCTCGTGACCGGGGACGACGCCCGACCCGGCCGGGTCACCGTCGATGTCCAGGTGACCGACTGA
- a CDS encoding glycosyltransferase family 2 protein, giving the protein MVSVSVVVATLQSYDELDVVDYLERGTYDDYEVVVRDDYPVCRARNEGIRQASADKIVFLDDDSLPREDYLERAVETLEQEPAFSGRTVHPRADVFGRHFTAHYNRGEEPRYVDTFWGNNMGVRREVFETVGGWDENMGWGHEEKELAARVRTQFDILYDPDLVVSHSYADSVPGYWRKMYNLETQHPYYWRKVGYSMREVVSMTVFGALNPKYYVVRGLKGSLVKAGAQLAGTAGRIRGVLDLLGTDSPDFDSGIPSFESRTARQNPTTSTE; this is encoded by the coding sequence ATGGTTTCGGTAAGCGTCGTCGTGGCGACGTTACAATCCTACGACGAGTTAGACGTCGTGGACTATCTCGAACGGGGGACGTACGACGACTACGAGGTGGTCGTTCGTGACGACTATCCAGTCTGTAGAGCGCGAAACGAGGGGATACGACAGGCCAGCGCCGACAAAATCGTCTTCCTCGACGACGACTCGCTCCCGCGTGAGGACTATCTCGAGCGGGCCGTCGAGACGCTCGAGCAAGAGCCGGCGTTCTCCGGGCGGACGGTCCACCCCCGGGCGGACGTCTTCGGCCGTCACTTCACGGCCCACTACAACCGGGGCGAGGAGCCCCGTTACGTCGATACGTTCTGGGGAAACAACATGGGCGTCCGCAGGGAGGTCTTCGAGACAGTCGGCGGCTGGGACGAGAACATGGGCTGGGGCCACGAGGAGAAAGAGCTCGCCGCGCGGGTGCGGACGCAGTTCGACATCCTCTATGACCCCGACCTGGTGGTCTCACACTCCTACGCCGACAGCGTCCCCGGCTACTGGCGGAAGATGTACAACCTCGAGACACAGCACCCGTACTACTGGCGCAAGGTCGGCTACTCGATGCGCGAGGTCGTCTCGATGACGGTGTTCGGCGCGTTGAACCCGAAGTACTACGTCGTGCGGGGGCTCAAGGGGTCGCTTGTCAAGGCCGGAGCCCAGCTCGCCGGGACCGCGGGGCGCATCAGGGGCGTCCTCGACCTGCTGGGGACGGACTCGCCCGATTTCGACTCGGGGATCCCGTCATTCGAGAGTCGAACCGCCCGCCAGAATCCGACGACGTCGACAGAATAG
- a CDS encoding FG-GAP repeat domain-containing protein encodes MSETERQQSRTQFRHEQIDANPPCSRLGFCLTTDLTGNGLPDVIVGGAGQGFPARDLAYQLDRDTPLPVEAILDVVGIEHTNLFWYENPGWERHDVAFVPNLDVGATLCDVTGDGRQNVVAGQGINNTDVYWFEMPDDPREPWTPHLVTDTFEKYHDLAAGDVDGDGADELVGLSQESETVFYYDIPEDPTVVPWPESCLHIVDRGIEIEGLRIRDIDHDGQSEIIAGTYVYHRDSGAATGWRRDPVVTGWDDTRVELADLDGDGDLEVIFSEGDSPHYGTHPGRVAVFDGPEWTGTILEDGLFCPHTLQVADFDGDGNPDIYVAEMGLGQNDDPVHLLFRNRGDGTFDKEVASRGIETHEAVAVDMTGDGRMDIVGKSYAPDHHVDVWYNEN; translated from the coding sequence ATGAGCGAGACCGAACGACAGCAGTCCCGGACGCAGTTCAGACACGAACAGATCGACGCGAACCCGCCGTGTTCCCGCCTCGGGTTCTGTCTCACGACAGACCTGACGGGGAACGGCCTGCCCGACGTCATCGTCGGCGGCGCCGGGCAGGGGTTCCCCGCCCGCGACCTCGCCTATCAGCTCGATCGAGACACCCCACTTCCGGTGGAGGCGATTCTCGATGTGGTCGGGATAGAACACACCAACCTCTTCTGGTACGAAAACCCCGGGTGGGAGCGCCACGACGTGGCCTTCGTCCCGAACCTCGACGTCGGCGCGACGCTGTGTGACGTGACCGGCGACGGGCGGCAAAACGTCGTCGCCGGACAGGGCATCAACAACACCGACGTCTACTGGTTCGAGATGCCCGACGATCCGCGCGAGCCGTGGACGCCCCACCTGGTCACCGACACCTTCGAGAAGTACCACGACCTGGCGGCCGGCGACGTCGACGGCGACGGGGCCGACGAGCTCGTCGGCCTCTCCCAGGAGTCCGAGACCGTATTCTACTACGACATCCCGGAGGACCCGACCGTCGTGCCGTGGCCCGAATCGTGTCTCCACATCGTCGACCGAGGCATCGAGATCGAGGGGCTCCGCATCAGGGACATCGACCACGACGGACAGAGCGAGATCATCGCCGGCACCTACGTCTACCACCGCGACAGCGGCGCCGCGACCGGGTGGCGGCGCGACCCCGTCGTGACCGGGTGGGACGACACGCGCGTCGAGCTGGCCGACCTCGACGGCGACGGCGACCTCGAGGTGATATTCTCCGAGGGAGACTCGCCCCACTACGGGACCCATCCCGGGCGCGTCGCGGTCTTCGACGGGCCGGAGTGGACCGGAACGATCCTCGAAGACGGCCTCTTTTGCCCCCACACGCTGCAAGTCGCGGACTTCGACGGCGACGGGAACCCCGACATATACGTCGCCGAGATGGGACTGGGCCAGAACGACGACCCGGTCCACCTCCTGTTCAGGAACCGCGGCGACGGGACCTTCGATAAGGAGGTCGCGTCCCGTGGTATCGAGACTCACGAGGCCGTCGCCGTCGACATGACAGGGGACGGCCGGATGGACATCGTCGGGAAGTCCTACGCGCCGGACCACCACGTCGACGTCTGGTACAACGAGAACTGA
- a CDS encoding Gfo/Idh/MocA family protein produces the protein MTYKVAIVGTGADPDNPDSDGFAMAYRHAGAYARLDSCELVGCADIVRENAERFAQRWDIPAENVFEDAREMLAGVEPDIVSVCVPPHVHAPVVMEVARGESVRAIHCEKPMATTWEDCREMVETCEQRGVTLTFNHQRRFAGPFTKAKDELEDGTIGTLERIELGGDNLFDFGSHLFDLCGYFTDQARAEWVLSGLDYSEENVQFGAHNENMAIAQWRYENGVYGLAATGDDSMLSCLIRLVGSDGVIEIGGDEAPLRVRSDGAWRTRDTGGDTVHGPKGSLVEAAKQRVAARLPMVSAERARTPTLIDRAIADVVDAVDTDSESGLSASNALQATELIFACWESSRRRTCVHLPLEIADNPLESMVEDGELLAD, from the coding sequence ATGACCTACAAGGTTGCAATCGTGGGGACCGGTGCGGACCCGGACAATCCAGACAGCGACGGGTTCGCCATGGCGTACCGCCACGCCGGCGCGTACGCCCGACTGGACTCGTGTGAGCTGGTCGGCTGTGCCGACATCGTCCGGGAGAACGCCGAACGGTTCGCCCAGCGCTGGGACATCCCGGCCGAGAACGTCTTCGAAGACGCGAGGGAGATGCTGGCGGGCGTCGAGCCCGACATCGTCAGCGTCTGTGTCCCGCCACACGTCCACGCGCCCGTCGTGATGGAAGTCGCCCGGGGTGAGAGCGTCCGGGCCATCCACTGCGAGAAACCGATGGCGACGACGTGGGAGGACTGCCGGGAGATGGTCGAGACCTGCGAACAGCGAGGGGTGACCCTGACCTTCAACCACCAGCGACGCTTCGCCGGCCCGTTCACGAAGGCGAAAGACGAGCTCGAGGACGGGACCATCGGGACGCTCGAGCGCATCGAGCTCGGCGGGGACAACCTCTTTGACTTCGGGTCGCACCTCTTTGACCTCTGTGGCTACTTCACCGACCAGGCCCGGGCCGAGTGGGTGCTTTCCGGCCTCGACTACTCCGAGGAGAACGTCCAGTTCGGCGCCCACAACGAGAACATGGCCATCGCGCAGTGGCGCTACGAGAACGGCGTCTACGGACTCGCCGCGACCGGCGACGACAGCATGCTCTCGTGTCTGATTCGCCTGGTCGGCAGCGACGGCGTCATCGAAATCGGCGGGGACGAGGCTCCCCTCCGGGTCCGAAGCGACGGCGCGTGGCGCACGCGCGATACCGGTGGCGACACCGTCCACGGCCCGAAGGGGTCGCTGGTGGAGGCCGCGAAACAGCGCGTCGCCGCTCGGCTACCGATGGTGAGCGCCGAGCGAGCTCGCACCCCGACGCTCATCGACCGGGCCATCGCCGACGTCGTCGACGCCGTCGACACCGACAGCGAATCGGGCCTCTCGGCGTCGAACGCGCTCCAGGCGACGGAGCTCATCTTCGCCTGCTGGGAGTCCTCGCGGCGCCGCACGTGCGTCCACCTGCCGCTCGAGATCGCCGACAACCCACTCGAGTCGATGGTCGAAGACGGCGAACTGCTGGCCGACTGA
- a CDS encoding DUF1616 domain-containing protein, giving the protein MGDSIRSLVAQLADVWLIVGLLAVANVALLLLPSPVRLVLAGVFLCLLPGYALTTLVFPARRGRQTANPFRQNLNDGVLGEGERAALSLGLSVALLPLFGMGMAFAALPLTLQNILLVVTAFVVAALAGGTIRRLRTPADARYEAPFWYWLGEGYRGLQGNTLDAVLNVGLAVVVIAAMSTFAVALTTPQDGVKYTETSLLTESPDGELVAGNYPTELGPDGRADLVLRVSNNEGQAVVYTVVVQIQRLGAEGEGARAVTERSELLRDVQRVESGESWDYDHTVTPTLFGEDLRVVYLVYAGTPPENPTTDNAYRYLSLSIDVTEPM; this is encoded by the coding sequence GTGGGCGATAGCATCCGGTCCCTCGTCGCGCAACTGGCGGACGTCTGGCTGATCGTGGGCCTGCTCGCAGTGGCCAACGTCGCGTTGCTCTTGCTCCCTTCGCCCGTTCGACTGGTACTCGCCGGCGTCTTCCTGTGTCTGCTGCCGGGCTACGCGCTCACGACGCTCGTGTTCCCGGCACGGCGCGGGCGGCAGACGGCGAACCCGTTCAGGCAGAACTTGAACGACGGCGTCCTCGGCGAGGGCGAGCGGGCCGCTCTCTCCCTCGGTCTCAGCGTCGCGCTGCTCCCGCTGTTCGGCATGGGCATGGCCTTCGCCGCTCTCCCTCTCACGTTACAGAACATCCTGCTCGTGGTGACGGCGTTCGTCGTTGCCGCCCTGGCCGGCGGCACGATCCGACGGCTCCGGACGCCGGCGGACGCACGCTACGAGGCACCGTTCTGGTACTGGCTGGGCGAGGGGTATCGGGGGCTCCAGGGCAACACCCTCGACGCCGTGCTCAACGTCGGGCTGGCCGTGGTGGTCATCGCGGCGATGAGCACCTTCGCCGTGGCGCTGACGACCCCCCAGGACGGTGTCAAGTACACGGAGACGTCGCTCCTGACGGAGTCACCCGACGGGGAGCTGGTGGCAGGCAACTACCCCACCGAGCTCGGCCCCGACGGACGGGCCGACCTCGTGTTGCGCGTGTCGAACAACGAGGGGCAAGCCGTAGTCTACACCGTCGTGGTGCAGATACAGCGCCTCGGGGCGGAGGGCGAGGGTGCACGGGCGGTCACCGAGCGGTCCGAACTCCTCCGTGACGTCCAGCGCGTCGAGAGCGGCGAGTCCTGGGACTACGACCACACCGTCACGCCCACGCTGTTCGGCGAGGACCTGCGTGTCGTCTACCTCGTTTACGCCGGGACGCCACCGGAGAATCCGACGACCGACAACGCCTACCGCTACCTGTCGCTGTCGATCGACGTCACCGAACCCATGTGA
- a CDS encoding polysaccharide deacetylase family protein — protein sequence MNGPPISRRTAIKAGAVALTGLAGCLVRPANSNPGAGSDDREPTDGDARDGPVGTDDDCSPATGSGPTGPLTVEFDSRERSRCQGRLLEDFSNLSYWEVFDGSLAGGESPYPGQSARLTASESEVRTWIGRSFDDGLDLRDWDLSMAVHPGTGETRVSNVRLQLLAPNRQNRLDMWRPLDETDGWLRLDFGATSEIGSPDLTDVREIRVQSWVGDERAADFRIDELRVTPKLDEGGVLITFDDMSLSQYENAFPVMQEYDFPGVAGVIPRLVGAEQRIDLTQLQALQGAGWDVVSYPQGETSLSEFVRSEQAAMIREAKQWLVDNGFESGARFAAFPFRRVTQTTFDIVSKYHYLGLWSGRCPSGQLTGPLSVSRVNGADPETTRRTVELAQKYRQVVPIMYRTVGDSTDHVTTAAFEETVQLIDDLGVPVLTMSDLWDMQSISDGAPPAE from the coding sequence ATGAACGGCCCTCCCATCTCGAGGCGTACTGCCATCAAGGCCGGCGCGGTAGCGCTGACAGGGCTCGCGGGCTGTCTGGTCCGGCCGGCGAACTCGAACCCGGGTGCGGGTAGCGACGACCGGGAACCGACCGACGGCGACGCTCGTGACGGCCCCGTCGGCACGGACGACGACTGCTCGCCGGCGACGGGGTCCGGGCCGACCGGTCCCCTGACCGTCGAGTTCGACAGCCGCGAGCGGTCCCGCTGTCAGGGACGCCTCCTCGAGGACTTCAGCAACCTCAGTTACTGGGAGGTCTTCGACGGGTCGCTGGCCGGCGGCGAGTCGCCGTATCCCGGCCAGTCGGCCCGACTGACGGCGTCCGAATCGGAGGTGCGGACGTGGATCGGCCGGTCGTTCGATGACGGTCTCGACCTGCGCGACTGGGACCTCTCGATGGCCGTCCACCCGGGTACCGGTGAGACGCGCGTCTCGAACGTCCGCCTGCAACTCCTGGCCCCGAACCGCCAGAACCGCCTCGACATGTGGCGCCCGCTGGACGAGACCGACGGCTGGTTGCGACTCGACTTCGGTGCGACAAGCGAGATCGGGTCGCCGGACCTGACCGACGTGCGGGAGATCCGCGTCCAGTCGTGGGTCGGCGACGAGCGGGCCGCCGACTTCCGCATCGACGAACTGCGCGTCACGCCGAAGCTCGACGAGGGGGGCGTCCTCATCACGTTCGACGACATGTCGCTGTCGCAGTACGAGAACGCGTTCCCGGTGATGCAGGAGTACGATTTCCCCGGCGTCGCGGGTGTCATCCCGCGCCTCGTCGGCGCTGAGCAACGTATCGACCTCACACAGCTCCAGGCGCTGCAGGGCGCGGGGTGGGACGTCGTGAGTTACCCGCAGGGCGAGACCTCCCTCTCTGAGTTCGTCCGGTCGGAACAGGCCGCGATGATACGCGAGGCAAAGCAGTGGCTCGTCGACAACGGCTTCGAGTCCGGCGCCCGGTTCGCCGCGTTCCCGTTCAGGCGCGTGACACAGACGACGTTCGACATCGTCTCGAAGTACCACTACCTCGGCCTCTGGAGTGGTCGGTGCCCGAGCGGCCAGCTGACCGGGCCCCTGTCTGTCAGCCGGGTCAACGGCGCGGATCCGGAGACGACGAGACGGACGGTCGAACTCGCACAGAAGTACCGCCAGGTCGTCCCGATCATGTACCGCACGGTCGGCGATTCGACGGACCACGTCACGACGGCGGCCTTCGAGGAGACGGTGCAGCTCATCGACGACCTCGGGGTCCCCGTCCTCACGATGTCGGACCTCTGGGACATGCAGTCCATCTCGGACGGTGCGCCACCGGCCGAGTGA